In the Nitrospirales bacterium LBB_01 genome, one interval contains:
- a CDS encoding Uma2 family endonuclease, with amino-acid sequence MIVGTIERDLDLTEIINGEEIMGPSPFGIHQRIVGILQDIIRQYIKLKNLGEIYLSPLDVIFEEGINRLQPDILFIRKDNMGIFQDWIRGVPDMVCEVVSPGSYEKDTAVKKAVYEKYQVPEYWVVMPELQTIEILTIEGDKYKLHSFAALEGVVKSKVIEGLQVNINDIFE; translated from the coding sequence ATGATTGTTGGAACTATAGAAAGAGATTTAGACTTAACGGAAATCATCAACGGAGAGGAAATCATGGGGCCTAGTCCATTTGGAATACATCAGAGGATTGTTGGCATACTGCAAGACATTATACGCCAATATATTAAATTAAAGAATCTAGGAGAGATATATTTGTCTCCGCTTGACGTAATCTTTGAAGAAGGTATTAACAGGCTGCAGCCCGATATATTGTTTATCAGGAAAGATAATATGGGTATCTTTCAGGACTGGATACGAGGCGTTCCGGATATGGTTTGTGAGGTTGTATCACCAGGCAGTTATGAGAAGGATACTGCGGTTAAGAAGGCTGTCTATGAGAAATACCAGGTACCGGAGTACTGGGTAGTGATGCCTGAGTTACAAACGATTGAGATATTAACCATTGAAGGCGATAAGTACAAGCTGCATTCCTTTGCTGCGCTTGAAGGTGTGGTTAAATCTAAAGTCATAGAAGGGTTGCAAGTTAACATTAATGATATATTTGAATAA
- a CDS encoding NAD-dependent epimerase/dehydratase family protein has product MKILVTGGAGFIGSNVVDGYINEGHEVVIIDNLSTGKMENVNKKAKFYLMDLCSKECSKVFEIERPDVVNHHGAQISVPASVDNPMFDANINILGFLNIMQLSVKFGVKKFIFISSGGAVYGEAGDTPASESAPTTPLSPYAITKLSAEYYLNFYRHQYGLNYTVLRYANVFGQRQTPYAEAGVVAIFMEKLIAGIVPVIYSFPDEPDGMIRDYCYVKDVVRANLMALTEGAGHVINIGTSVETTTGELYRTILECAREKGFAKEDKFSVPTKGPARPGDLRKSTMDISKAESVLSLKPLYSLKSGLSETFDFYMGKQYPKL; this is encoded by the coding sequence GCGCAGGTTTCATAGGTTCAAACGTAGTTGATGGGTACATTAACGAAGGTCATGAAGTTGTAATTATAGATAATTTAAGCACCGGAAAGATGGAAAATGTAAACAAGAAAGCAAAATTTTATCTGATGGATTTATGCTCCAAAGAGTGTTCAAAAGTCTTTGAGATAGAGCGCCCTGATGTAGTAAATCATCATGGGGCACAGATTTCCGTGCCTGCCTCTGTAGATAATCCAATGTTTGACGCCAACATAAATATTTTAGGATTTTTGAATATTATGCAGCTATCTGTAAAGTTTGGCGTAAAGAAGTTCATTTTTATATCCTCAGGCGGTGCGGTTTATGGTGAGGCAGGAGACACGCCTGCTTCTGAGAGTGCTCCCACAACTCCTCTTTCACCCTACGCTATAACCAAACTGTCAGCCGAATACTATCTGAATTTTTATCGTCACCAATACGGGCTTAATTACACGGTTTTAAGATATGCCAATGTGTTTGGACAAAGACAAACCCCTTATGCTGAGGCCGGAGTTGTCGCTATTTTTATGGAAAAACTTATAGCTGGGATAGTTCCAGTGATTTATAGTTTTCCTGATGAACCTGATGGTATGATACGAGACTATTGTTATGTTAAAGACGTGGTGAGGGCAAACTTAATGGCACTAACTGAGGGCGCAGGGCATGTGATAAACATCGGCACCTCAGTAGAAACTACAACCGGAGAACTTTACAGAACCATACTTGAGTGTGCAAGAGAAAAGGGATTTGCAAAAGAGGACAAATTCAGTGTGCCTACAAAGGGGCCGGCTCGCCCCGGTGATTTAAGAAAAAGCACAATGGACATATCTAAGGCTGAGTCGGTGCTCAGCTTGAAACCACTGTACTCTTTAAAATCTGGACTTTCCGAGACGTTTGATTTCTATATGGGAAAACAGTATCCAAAATTATAG